AATCGGAAGTTCTGGCACAATACCTTTGAATCCTATGAATTAGGACAACATACGTTAAGTGTTTAATTGCTTTTTGAAATGTTACAAGACAAAACCACATAATTCTCTTTAACTGTGCATTCTGTTTCACCCACATTTTCTTTGCTTTGTGTGGTATTTGGGGTTCTTCTTGCCtaatcttaaataaataaataaaaaaaacatttatttgtgatttatttatctttccttgagggaaaaaaatgctttatttggcACAGCATTTGGTTGTATTACtgtgtaaatgttttgtttctcCTGCCTGATGTTGGGGTGGGTAGGGTGGATGATGATGTGGTGGTGTTTGTGGAAAGAGTGTGAATTATCACCCTTTACTTCAACAGTTAAGGGCATGAATTTAAGAACCTTCATCCTGATGCCTttctattaaaagaaaaaagaaaacattctgACTTGTCCATCTTTTGCTCTCTTTATCTTCTTATCTTGATTGTTATTCTTTTGCTGTGATGGGTGAGTGGGTCATTCTTTCTCTACCTCATTGTATTTGGCTGTCTTTGGGCACATTACTTTTCAATACGCCCTATGGATTAACATTCTAAAAGTCAGACATAATGAGAGCTTTGTACAGTACGTAAGAATTAGGCCACTGATGACGTTAGGATTATGAGACTGTCTAAATCAACAATGAGCAAAtgttaaagtgcttttatatacagtatctctgtTTGTTCACCTGTCTGTTTTAAATCCGTTCTGCTTAATCTCTCTTGATTTTCTTCAACATATTTTTCTCTTGCCCATCTGCATTTCTCCAGTTATCTCACATAATCTCTATACCCTCCCCTTTGGAAAACGCAGTACACTACAAGCTTTTAATGAAAAGGTGAGAGACTATTATAAAATACAAGCATGAATCTGATGTTTTCAACAGTCATTTAAATCAACTGCCTGAATGAACCGATTAAAAATTAATCACATTTCATGAAAGAAGTTGTGCCTTTTGAAAAGAGAATTTCATTAATGCTTCATTAAGGCCATTTTGTCAAGCTACACTGCTACTTTTGAAAACGCTACTGAAAACATTTTGTTCATCTGTAGTGCCGTTCCCTCCATTTAGTCATTTAAACATTGCACACAAGTTATGTGGACAAAAGCTACATATCTTTGAAACACTGAAACTTTGAAGGAAATGTGTGCGCGTTTGAAAGCGCGAGAGacatctttttgtttttatactgtGTAATCTGTAAAACAGGAACCCAGAATCTCAGATAAGTGGCCAGTATCTTTTTATGTGTATTGACAAATTTGAGGCCTAACTGTAAAGGTCCAATTGTCCAAATAGTGTTTCGCTGCTGTTTTCTCTACTTAAAGTGTATCTCTACACTCTGATTCAAAGTAAGATCAAGGAATAGATCAGTCGAAAACGAAAAttatcacataatttactcaccttcatcaGGCCATCCCttatgtgtacgactttctttcttctgcagaactcaaacaaagattgttagaataatacctcagctctgtaggtcctcacagttcaagtgaatggtgaccaaaacttttaagctctaAAAAAAAGTATCCATAAGAATCCATTGGGTTaatctgtcttcagaagcgatataaggtgtgggtgagagacagagcaATATTTAGgccctttttttactctaaatatccacATTCTACTTCTTCAGTTTTTTGGAAATtcccattcttcatgcataccgccATCTACTGGTAGGTGCTGGTCAAAGGTGAATATTATtgtaaaaagacttaaatatatattttttgtttttttttttttttatatattgatctgtttctcacccacacctattatgtcacttctgaagatttagccactggagtcttatgtattaattttatgttgcatttatgtgcatttatgaactttaaagttctggccatcattcacttgcactgtatggacctacagagctgacatattctccTACAAATCTTGATTtgatttcagcagaagaaagaaaggcaaacacatctgggaaggcttgagggtgagtaaatgatgagagaattttcacttttgggtgaactattcctataagggATAATTTTCTCTCATGTGTAACAAATGCTGGCCAGGTGCATAAGCAACCAAAAAAGCCTGTCAGGTATAACCCCAAACTCTTCATTTCAAAGAAACAACACAAGCTTAAAGTCTATATGAATCAAAattgacttttaaaaaaatatatatattcatatattttatatttatatttttacttaaaacaCATTCCTGGGCTTATTTTGTGTGATTCATAGGTGCATAGTATTCCAATCTGTCATCAAcatgtattaacctccctcacctttaaaacattttcaagactTAAACCCTGATCTTCCGTACAACCCCCGCCCTCATCCCCATTCTATCTCTCATTTAATCAGTGCAGTAACATCCTACAGCACCTCATAATACAACATTATTGATGGAACGCTTGAGTTAAAAGCACAACACCGAGAAGCCCCTGCCCCCTCCTACCAATAACTGCTCTAATCTCAGATGAATGGAGCTTTTAAACAGTTATTTAAAGCATGGCTGAGTGATTCTCGTTTGGCACCATGTCCCAGCTTTTCTTCACCAGCCAAACCACAAAAACAAGGGCTCATCAAGTTATCAGTCATTCTTACTGCTTATTTCACCAGATTCTGCTGTCAGCAAGTTTTTATAACCTGTTTAGATAATCagaatagaatatatttattAGACATTACTGGGCCGGTGATAATTGTTGCAGGTATAGCTTGAACCCATAAGACAGTTTGTGAATGTGCAAATGTAGAAGAATGTATAATGGTGTGCAATTTACATACAATATACACTAAACAAGACAATGCTCAATATACAGTTATACTAAGACTTTCAGTTcacaatataaaatgtttatgtattatttatcaaCCATGAGAGAATGGAGGGCATTAAAGCTGTGCCAAAATGCATTTGTAGATTGTGACTCTATAAAACCTTTCTTCAACATTTGAATTATTTATAATCAGTGGTTTGATGCAATCGTTAGACGGGATGTTTGTGTGGATTTTACTGTTACCACTAGTGTCATTAAGATCTGAGCAAACTTCCTTTGTGGTCTCTTCCCAGCATCACTATATTGAAGCAGCATAATGTATAGGCTGGTTTCACATTAAGCTTGGCTATAATGATGTGTTGTCGGGTTAAGATTGGTCTTGGGAAATGGATAGAGCATTCTTAGATGTACAGATAAGAGTCCACACACAGCTGGGCCCTCATCTCTCATCTCTCAGTATGACAGCAAGCTTCAGCAATGCATGCTAATCAGGTGTTACTCCAGCATTCAGAGTTTGATCCATTCATCAACTGTGAATTGGGTTAAACTAAAATAAGCACACCTGATTTCACAagacaaaatacagaaatgtgttaAATAATTGGAGTTTGACAAATTACACTGTTTCTGTCCTCTATGGATGAGTTTAAAAGTTGTGTGTGCTTTTGAAAAGTGTGATAAAATAGGCCCTGGGCACCCCCTAGATACAGCCCTAGTTTCAACAATACTTTAACCCTTGTGTTCCATTCATTTTGtactaacacattttttgttCCAGGTCAAAAATGACAGGCCAACaaagattgtttataaatctctcatattgcatttaTTATCACAAGAtcttgcattagatctttttatcaacttcttttttgtaattataacaggttttgtatttattttttgaacatattttcaaaaatatatattttattattatttttattaatagattTGAACTGAGCTTATACTGGGCCAGTGGGGGTCACTCcctgtggaaaacaaaaaataatatacatataaaaattgTCTGGGGTAAAAATGACAGGAACACAAAACAAGGGTTAATGAAAATGAGGCTTTACTCTTTACTTGACCTCCTTGAGCCCTGCATGCAAATTTTGCACAGATAACTATTAATGGCATTAAATTCATGCTTTTTAGCCAGAGGTGAACTTaaactgtaaagctgctttgaaacaatgtgcattgtgaaaagagctatacaaataaaaatgacttcactTGACTTCTGAACTTTATCAGATACTTTGGCATTGGCTTTAGACATTTGAGAGCCTGTGAATTGTTTCCCCCATAAACatcttatttaatgttatttgaaaTCTAGAATATGCTGCTAATTTTATAAGTGCCAAGGTCTGTTGCTTGGCAACAGCAGATCATCGAATTTTTATTTGAGAATGATCTAACATATCTAGCTTTTTTGCGTGAGAGGAAAAGAGTGTGAGGCAGAGAGATGCAGAATGATTGGATAActtcaaagaaaaaagaaagaagtgtGTGTATTGTGGGGGGAGGGGACACTGTTAATTCTGCTCAAAGACTTCCCACAAACCATCTGATATCTGGCTCTGTTGCTAAGGGCAACAAAGGGAGGGACCAGGGGATGAGGAAAAAGAGAAAGTGGTAAGTAGGGAAGAGAGAGATGTTGAAAAATATACCCACTTTTTGGCTTATTGTCATTGCCCGAGCTGATGTAAACCTCTGTAGGGAAggaagagagtgaaagagagggagagggaaaaAAGAGGAAGAGAGGGGATGATGAGTGGGCGGGAGCCGAGCATCCAATCCGCTGTGGCGAAGTCAGCATCCCTTTGTCCAATAGAGTGTGACGAGTCTCCTCCAGTGTGAGGTAACAGCGCTGGTATCTTATTAATGAATGGAGCATCTCAGAGGCAGCAACACGGCACTCCAGCTCTCTCTACCTTGACAGAGGAGACCAGCATAACACCATGAGCACAACACATTTGGACAAAAATCAACAACAGCAACAGTGCGCAAACATGAAGCACCAGCTTGAGGATGAGAACTCTGACAGTGATGCAGAGACCAGCATACATCAGGAATCTTCTCTCCCATCTGCTATGGAGATCCATCCCTCTTCTTCTTCAACTAACCTCATCCTACCGTCACCTTCTCAACGGAGATCTATCTCCATGGGGGATTTTCGGAGAGTCCCTGCTGGACAGATGGGCTCTGAGCCCCACTCTACAGCTGTCACTGCCCCCTCCTCAAAGCTGGTAACCCCCAGCTCGAGTACGGAGTTTGAGGCTGCTCGCCGACGCCTTCTGGAGGTGGAGGAGAGGCAGCGCGTCATCAGGGAGACGGAGAGACGACTGGAGGAGCTCAGGGAGGTGTTTGTCCGCTCCGAGCAGGAGGCTGTGGAACACGGAGAGTTGGTGGCACGCATCACCACTGCTGCCCAACAGGGCGAGCTGTATGTGGCAGAGAATGGAAAGCGGTTGAAAAAAGGATTGCGGTTTAAACGGCACAGGCCCACTATTGTCTTCGCCTCCATGCTGGGACTGAGAACGTGCCTCCCTTGGCCGGTCAAACTCAAATAGCAAAATGTGTCACCATGGCATCACTCTCTTCAGAACTAAGGATGTCAAAGGGTCATTATTGCTGTTTGATAGGAAATGCtctaaatgttttctttatcTGTAAATATTGTTAACTGGAAACTTAAATGGTGCTCCATTTAAACCGAAAGGCAGCCCATCGAAATGGTGCATGCCTCATTTTTGCTGCTTGACTATGAGACACTGGAGATTTGCTGTTTTGACTGACCTAGAGCTCTGTGCATGTGCTACACTTGTTTATAAGGTTGCTTAGTGGTGCAGTGTCTGCGATAATATGTGAATGACAAAGAACAGAGAGAAGGGTGCTATAGCTCCAGAGAAAGTCACTCAGGTTTAGTTCCCTGTGATTGTTCCACAGAAGGAAAATTAAAAAAGGTTTTTGCATTTACATCCTCCTCCTGCTGCAGTAAGGTGAGCAAAAATAGAGTGTTTTGTTTGTCAGACTTTCTTAGAACCTTTCCACTTGTCTTACTAAAGGGCCAATGGGCTCAAGGATCATCCCTATGATTGTAGGACCTGTAGGGGTCTGAGAAAAGTGGGATTTGTCAGGAGGTATGCACATGCTTTATTCCTCTCATTTGAGTGCCCAGATGCCCCCTTTTGAGGGAAGAAAGGAGTGGAGatcactctctctctatataaacATTCCATCTGTGACTTCTCTCATTCCCTGTCGCCTAGCAACCTTGACCTTGATTTCATTTCCTTCAGAATGTATTTTCAAATCAACAGATCATCCAAAATTACGGCTCATGAATGAAAGGTGGAGGACATTTTGAGCTTCTTGCTGTATGATTTAATTCACATTGCTAGTAAGTTTGACTATACACTAATAAGAATGCCTTTTGCAGTGTAACATGAACCTAGATAGTATATGCACTGGGTTTTCACTGGGTCTGCAGGACGTTTAGCAATCTTAAGAAAGATTTAAagatttctctcatcatttactcatccactagttttagtttttgattaactattcctttaacataataTCACTCACTTGATAATAAGCGGAAATGGACAATGGAATGGCAAATAACAGGTAACATACTGGTTGCTATAACTTTTTCAGCTTCAGTTAAAATTTAGCATATTTAATAATGAATTGGATGTTTTCTAAGGCAACAGTGTTCTGATGGAAACGTCCAGTCTTCTCTGCTTTTCCTCTTTCTCTTAGACCAAACAGCTCCAGCTTAGCCTCATTTGAATGGTGAAGTGTGTTTTGGGACCTCAGGAAAGCACAGGGGAGTTCTATTCTTGGCTTGAACCGGTTAAGGCTGGAAGATTCTGAAAGAAGTGATGTGATCTGGCTAGACTTGTAGGTCTTCAGTGAACAGAATAACCTTACCTAGGGCAGATAGATTTATGCAGTACCATGGAGTAGGCCAGCAGGACTGTACATCACCACGGAGAATGTAGCCTGCAATCTGTTGACTTCTTGCTTCATTGTGTAACCTAGACAGTCGTTCTACTTGCTGCATCATATCCGAAAAAACATTTAATCGTtgcattatattatgcaatatgtACATCTTTGTTTTCCATAGTTATAAAATGTTTTCCTGTAGTAAGGTCTGCAGTATACTACTGTATTCTATATATGCTACTGCCTGCCTGGTGCTTTTTTGTCTTTGCAGCTCTGTGTGACACCCACGCGTGTCTGTGCGTGTAATGCCGTTGCATTTATGTCAGGAGATATGAGGGGGCAGGATGCCTGCAGACTGCAATCTTTCATTCTTTTATATCGACGAGGCATTGAAGAAACACAGCAGAGGTGACTGATTCTGAATCCAAGGGCTACTTACAGTCTTTCAATGAAAGAGCACCTGGGTGACTTTGGTTGCGTGGATCTCCCTCATTTTTGGGAGGGATTTGATTTAGGCAGCTGTAGATTATAGCAGATTTAGGACACACGAATGGCTGCTTTAAAGTCCCAAAGACAATGAATATCCCTGCCACGTTCTTTAGCTACATATCAACCACAAATTAAACTGCATGTTCTAAATATTGTTGAAAGCCTCTGAAGTGGGTAATAAAccgtttttataaaaaatataggcTGCTTCACTGGAAATCTAATGAGCTCCCCTGCAAAGATTTACCATTGATTACCATAGATTCTGCCCAAATACTGTCATTACTACGATAACTACCATTATAGCTTAACATGGACTCTCCTTTAAACAGTGTCACATGctttaatttctttttctttttatgacaAGGTGGCTAGTAGTAAGTTAGCCCAATTTAACACCAATCATTGTCAGTTACCATGGTAAAGTTTTGGAAGGGTCTTTAGTTTGTATAAACGTGTTTCTCACAGGCATTTATTACTAGTCTCAAAAAGCTATATAGAGTTGCATATTTATCAAATGCCTTATTTATCTCCTTTATTGTACATATGGGGTTCATTTACACTCTATTGTAAAGGACACTTCAGCCTGAGTCACTCTTAAGTGCTGATATTTGCACTGCACCTTTTATGAGTTTTGCTAAGactggtattaaaaaaaaaaatgcttttccaAAGATCTTTTTGTGCCCACTCGCAGGATGAATGTAAAGTCTGTCCTTTGTGTCCATGTCTCATGAGGTCATCCTATGGGGTTTCATCATGAGACTCTAAATGTATAAATCTttgtaaacagttttgtgtgTCCTGCTTAGTTTTGTtgcatttacttatttatataaGCTGATTCATTATTTGTTCTTTCAGTTGTAATATAACATTCTCCTTGCTAATGTACATCTTACTGCTCTTAACTATTAAGCTTGTATTTCTGTTCTGAAAAAATTCATTTAGTAGGGTTTACAgactcttttaactttaaatttaagCTTTGACTATATTCGTTTAAATGCTTCTGAACACTATAAGAATGTATCACACTTTGAAATCATGTATTTAATGTGCTTAGCAAAGTTTTATTCAAGATGAAACTACATTTTGGCTTTGTCTTTAAAAAATGTCCTATTCTGTAATTACTGTTATGTAAACTTTTGTTTCACAGAGCAAGATTCAACAGTTCCAAAATACCTTGTTTCTTGTCTAAAAGAATGTATGCAGAAGCATCTCACTGAATTTTTGCTGCATAATTTGTTCAGTTtgctaaaagaaaaagaaagctgaCATGAAAACAATTCCATATGTTTCAGTGCATTTATTGATAATACATTCAATCACTTTGGTCTTAAATATTGAAcattagaaacattttcacatacCTTTTAATGAGCCAATTTGAATGTGTAAAATGCTGATCTAATATCAAAGAGAGAGAAACTAATATGGCTGGGTCTATTTCAAACAGTCAATCTCTCAGCAGAATCTGATAGGTCAACTGGCCTGAAGGAAATCTTGATCAAGCATAGCATAGAACAACAAATTCTGCTGAAATCAGTTCCAATGCCCTATAGCcttctatgtgctttttggagcatcacaattttggcacctattTACTTGATTGTTTGggccaacagagttgagatattcttctaaaaatcaacaTTTTTGTTCTGGGATGGCACGAAAGTGAGTAAAAGAAttatcttttttgggtgaactatccatttaaggggAAAATATACCAGGAAAAACTCAATGAGTGTTACATGATATTATAGATTGACtcatcaaaaaaagaaaagggacGTAACGAtggtcatccatccatccatccatcttcaaccgcttatccgaagtcgggtcacggggacAGCTGCACCAGCAGGGGGCCCcgaacttccctatcccgagccacattaaccagctctgactggggggctcgaggcattcccaggccagtgtgaagatgtaatctctccacctaatcctgggtcttccccgaggcctcctcccagctggacgtgcctgaaacacctccctagggaggcggccagggggcatccttaccagatgcccaaaccacctcaactgactcctttcgacgcaaaggagcagcggctccactctgagctcctcacggatgactgagctcctcaccctatctctaagggagaagcccgccacccttctgaggaagcccatttcggccgcttgtactcgcgacctagtcctttcggtcatgacccagccttcatgaccataggtgagggtaggaacaaaaattgaccggtagatcgagagctttgccttccggctcagctctcttttcgtgacaacggtgcgatagagcgagtgcaataccgcccccgctgccccgattctccagccaacctcccgctcgattgtcccctcactcatgaacaagacccagaggtacttgaactccttcacttggggcaaaacctccttcccttccctacctggagtacgcactctaTTGGTTTCCTggtgagaaccatggcctcagatttagaggtgctaatcttcatcccagccgcttcacactcgactgccatgcgatccagtgagagctgaaggtcacggaccgatgatgacatgaagacaacatcatctgcaaaaagcagcgatgagatccccagcccacccaaccgcacaccttccccaccccgactacgcctcgatatcctttccatgaatatcacaaacaggattggtgacaaagcgcagccttggcggtgACCAagcatggaatgaactcgacttcgtgccgaggacccggacataGCTCTCGCTtcggacgtacagggattggatcgcactaagaagggaccccctcaccctgtactcccgcagcaactcccacagtctctcccggaggacccggtcatacgccttctccagatccacaaaacaaatGTAGAgcagatgggcatactcccaggccccctccaggatccttgcgagagtaaagatctggtccgtcgttccacagcCAGGACAAAAAaacgcattgttcctcttcaatccgagctTCGACAATCGGCTGAACCCTCCtttccagcaccttggagtaaactttaccagggaggctgagaagtgtgatacccctgtagttggcacacactctctgatccccctttttacCGCCCAATAAcatcctcggttgaggtcaacagcatcccatctttgctgtatacagcttggatggttccctgtttccccctcctaagatggcggacggttttccagaagcacatTGGtgggaccgaaagtccttctccatggcttctctgaacttttctcacacccactgctttgcctccctcacggccgaggccgcagcccttcgggcctgtcggtaccttgcaagtgcctccggagacctccgggacaacaaatcctggaaggcctctttcttcagtcggacggcttccctgtccaccagtgtccaccacggtgttcgagggttaccaccccttgcggcacttaaaaccttgaggccgcagctctccactgtGGCTTCgacaatggaagctttgaacatttccCACTCCGGTCCAAGGGTGCCTGAAAAGCTgtgccggaggtgtgagttgaagatctcgcagacagggacctcctccaaacgttcccagttcacccgcactactcgcttgggcttcccaggtctgtccagagtctttccccaccccctgacccaactcaccaccagattgtgatcggttgacagctctgcccctctcttcaaccgagtgtccaaaacatatggcctcagatccgacgacactaTTACAAAATctatcatcgaccttcggcctagggtgctctggtaccacgtacactaatgagcatccttatgttcgaacatggtgtttgttatagataatccatgactagcacagaagtctaataacaaacatccacttgagttcagatctgggaggccgttcctccctatcacgcctttccaggtgtagCTGTCATTTCCCatgtgtgcgttgaagtcactcagcatcactatggagtcccctactggggccctattcaggactccattcagggtctccaaaaaggccgaatactctgaactgctgttcggtgcatatgcacagacaacagtcagaggtttcccccccacaacccgtaggcgtagggaggcgaccctctcgtccaccggggtaaactccaacgtagtttcgctcagccgggggctcgtgagtatccccacacccgcccgtcgcctcacaccctgggaaactccagagagcaatagagtccatcccctatccaggagtacggatccagagccaaaactgtgcatcgaagtaagccccaccagatccaaccgGTAatgctccttcccccccagtgaggtgacattccacatccctagagctagcctttgctgcccgggtctagtccgtcgaggcccacggccttcactgccacccatatggcagcgcacctgactcctgcggtttctccaatgggtggtgggcccaagggatgtagaggggggtttcacgtcgcttctACGGGCTGTGCCCGGCTGGGCtgcgtgacaagcccggccaccaggcgctcgccgacgagccctccatctgggcctggctccagacgggggccccgggcttcctccgggcagggtaactcctcctcttgccgttttatccatggagtctttgtgaaccattcttagtctagcccctcacctgagaccactttgccttgggaaaccctaccaggagcacctggctccagacaacatagccctcaggatcataagggcacaaaaacctctccaccacgataaggtgctggttcccggagaggtaatgatggtcattatggccaaacagttcaatttttgtttcattagttcagaggacatttcaccaaaaagtaagatcgttatccctatgtgcacttgcaaactgtagtctggttttttcatgatggttttggagcagcggcttcttccttgctgagcatccTTTCAGATTATGTCGAAATAGGACTTGTtttggatatagatacttgtctacctgtttcctccagcatcttcacaaggtcctttgctgttgactgatttgcactttttgcaccaaactacgttcatctctagaatgcatctctttcctgagtggtatgatggctgcgtggtcccatggtggtTATTtcttgtacagatgaacatggtaccttcaggcatttggaaattgctcccaaggatgaaccagacttgcgaAGGTCCACGATTTGTTTTtcagaggtcttggctgatttcttttgattttcccataatgtcaagcaaagaggcactgagttcgaaggtaggccttaaaatacatccacaggtacacctctaattcagtacacctcctatcataagctaattgtctaaaggcttgacatcattttctagaattttccaagctgcttaaaggtagttaactttgtgtatgtaaactg
The Xyrauchen texanus isolate HMW12.3.18 chromosome 22, RBS_HiC_50CHRs, whole genome shotgun sequence DNA segment above includes these coding regions:
- the LOC127662811 gene encoding uncharacterized protein LOC127662811 — protein: MSTTHLDKNQQQQQCANMKHQLEDENSDSDAETSIHQESSLPSAMEIHPSSSSTNLILPSPSQRRSISMGDFRRVPAGQMGSEPHSTAVTAPSSKLVTPSSSTEFEAARRRLLEVEERQRVIRETERRLEELREVFVRSEQEAVEHGELVARITTAAQQGELYVAENGKRLKKGLRFKRHRPTIVFASMLGLRTCLPWPVKLK